The Kitasatospora setae KM-6054 genome contains a region encoding:
- a CDS encoding CDGSH iron-sulfur domain-containing protein translates to MSAPDPGPGADRSPGSASASGRMPRVRLTERGPLLVDGPVELLLPDGTVLRCDRPVVAVCTCRRSRRYPLCDTSHRARRRPPPDATSATGTAAPFPGGDPGQTRG, encoded by the coding sequence GTGTCCGCCCCTGATCCCGGCCCCGGCGCCGACCGCTCCCCCGGGTCCGCGTCGGCGTCCGGCCGGATGCCCCGGGTCCGGCTGACCGAACGCGGCCCGCTGCTGGTCGACGGCCCGGTGGAACTGCTGCTGCCGGACGGCACGGTGCTGCGCTGCGACCGCCCGGTCGTCGCGGTCTGCACCTGCCGCCGCAGCCGCCGCTACCCGCTGTGCGACACCAGCCACCGCGCCCGCCGCCGCCCACCCCCGGATGCCACGTCCGCCACCGGCACCGCGGCTCCGTTTCCGGGGGGCGACCCCGGGCAGACGCGCGGGTGA
- a CDS encoding DUF6213 family protein, translating to MGRLSVPVICGLSGGLAIPALQVVELLRALPEEWQEWADCEGSGLDPATTGTLADLVRQLADRIDLACIEIASEEE from the coding sequence ATGGGACGGCTCAGCGTTCCGGTGATCTGCGGGCTGTCCGGCGGCCTGGCCATTCCGGCCCTCCAGGTGGTCGAACTGCTGAGGGCGCTGCCCGAGGAGTGGCAGGAGTGGGCCGACTGCGAGGGCAGCGGTCTCGACCCGGCGACCACCGGCACGCTCGCCGACCTGGTGCGCCAACTCGCCGACCGGATCGACCTCGCGTGCATCGAGATCGCCAGCGAGGAGGAGTGA
- a CDS encoding SpoIIE family protein phosphatase, translating to MDGERPALEATVDRLRTELEGLRTAMRTRAVIEQAKGVLVARLGCSPERAFDELVRRSQDENRKLVGLAADLVASSAPPPSARAAAGAGAGGSGAGGSGAGGTGAEDEAGPSTAAPTAATPTPVAAAATAPDGGPADEAALASRFHLAAAALATAAGPDEAAERLHRAALGPLGAQALVLAVREPDGALRLVGAHGVSARQLSQWQRIPPHTRVPLTEAARTGRPVWVVDRSEFAARYPDLTGDDLVPGTTVCALPLRAGGRLLGALKIGWADRYRPAPAVQAHLAALADLTADTLLRLPPGVPPPGAPETVPDPAGAPWFRAVLDGLLDPVLLLRAVRDDDGRVTDLRVEHANAPTLDLAGRAAADLRGRLLTELYPGMVASGTFDRLRTATADGTPYRGEAEQYVETVAGSARSSAMTVHAAPLQDGLLLTWRAHDEHDRRIAQLAQTARLARVGTWEWHPGERRITCSDGVPQLFGAGSGSGGGGGQAGPGTALDPLAVLAAIAPADRAAVRAAVEALRDGRTPATVDFAVRSADGYRSLRALGEAAVAADGRLLALSGVVQDVTPWRRAEQALSDTRDRLADQRRRTGDEQRAVRALQQALMRGPAGRPVPGLASAARYVPAERARKVGGDWYELLDLPDGTLLLAVGDVSGHGLPAATAMSQLRYALRGMAYDDTPPGQLLDRLDRMLCHQRADHIAAVTVARLDPRTGHLAWARAGQLPPVLLHDGTARTLDPPPGLVLGVTPRAHRPTAELRLAPDDTLLLYTDGLTERRGTDHGADDGTTRLLRACSDYRATPDPDALLDHLLRRLGAPNPFDDICVLAVRRTGIDTHAVDG from the coding sequence GTGGACGGCGAACGGCCCGCGCTGGAGGCCACGGTCGACCGGCTGCGCACCGAGCTGGAGGGCCTGCGCACCGCGATGCGCACCCGGGCGGTGATCGAGCAGGCCAAGGGCGTCCTGGTGGCACGGCTCGGCTGCTCGCCGGAGCGGGCCTTCGACGAACTGGTCCGCCGCTCGCAGGACGAGAACCGCAAGCTGGTGGGGCTCGCCGCCGACCTGGTCGCCTCGTCCGCGCCGCCCCCGTCCGCGCGCGCGGCAGCCGGGGCGGGAGCCGGCGGGAGCGGAGCCGGCGGGAGCGGAGCCGGCGGGACCGGCGCCGAGGACGAGGCCGGGCCGTCGACCGCCGCGCCCACCGCCGCTACGCCCACCCCCGTGGCCGCCGCCGCGACCGCACCGGACGGCGGCCCGGCGGACGAGGCCGCGCTGGCGTCCCGGTTCCACCTGGCCGCCGCCGCGCTCGCCACCGCCGCCGGCCCGGACGAGGCCGCCGAACGCCTGCACCGGGCCGCCCTCGGGCCGCTCGGCGCGCAGGCGCTGGTCCTCGCCGTGCGCGAACCGGACGGCGCGCTGCGGCTGGTCGGCGCGCACGGCGTGTCGGCGCGCCAGCTCAGCCAGTGGCAGCGGATCCCGCCGCACACCCGGGTGCCGCTCACCGAGGCCGCCCGCACCGGCCGGCCGGTCTGGGTCGTCGACCGGAGCGAGTTCGCCGCCCGCTACCCCGACCTGACCGGCGACGACCTGGTGCCCGGCACCACCGTCTGCGCCCTCCCGCTACGGGCCGGCGGACGGCTGCTCGGCGCCCTCAAGATCGGCTGGGCCGACCGCTACCGCCCCGCCCCCGCCGTCCAGGCGCACCTGGCCGCGCTCGCCGACCTCACCGCCGACACGCTGCTGCGCCTGCCCCCGGGCGTTCCGCCGCCCGGGGCGCCGGAGACCGTGCCCGACCCGGCGGGCGCCCCCTGGTTCCGGGCCGTGCTGGACGGCCTGCTCGACCCGGTGCTGCTGCTGCGCGCCGTCCGCGACGACGACGGCCGGGTCACCGACCTGCGGGTCGAGCACGCCAACGCGCCCACCCTCGACCTGGCCGGCCGCGCCGCCGCCGACCTGCGCGGACGCCTGCTGACCGAGCTGTACCCCGGCATGGTCGCCTCCGGGACGTTCGACCGCCTGCGCACCGCCACCGCCGACGGCACCCCCTACCGGGGCGAGGCCGAGCAGTACGTCGAGACCGTCGCGGGCAGCGCCCGGTCCAGCGCGATGACCGTCCACGCCGCCCCCCTCCAGGACGGCCTGCTGCTCACCTGGCGCGCCCACGACGAACACGACCGGCGGATCGCCCAGCTCGCCCAGACCGCCCGGCTGGCCCGGGTCGGCACCTGGGAGTGGCACCCCGGCGAGCGCCGGATCACCTGCTCGGACGGCGTCCCACAACTCTTCGGAGCCGGGAGCGGGAGCGGGGGCGGGGGAGGGCAGGCGGGCCCCGGCACCGCCCTCGACCCGCTCGCCGTGCTCGCCGCGATCGCCCCCGCCGACCGGGCCGCCGTCCGGGCCGCCGTCGAGGCGCTGCGGGACGGGCGCACCCCCGCCACCGTCGACTTCGCCGTCCGCTCGGCCGACGGCTACCGCAGCCTGCGCGCCCTCGGCGAGGCGGCCGTCGCCGCCGACGGCCGCCTGCTCGCGCTCAGCGGCGTCGTCCAGGACGTCACCCCCTGGCGGCGCGCCGAACAGGCGCTCAGCGACACCCGCGACCGCCTCGCCGACCAGCGCCGCCGCACCGGCGACGAACAGCGCGCCGTGCGCGCCCTCCAGCAGGCCCTGATGCGCGGCCCCGCCGGCCGCCCCGTTCCCGGCCTCGCCAGCGCGGCCCGCTACGTGCCCGCCGAACGCGCGCGCAAGGTCGGCGGCGACTGGTACGAACTGCTCGACCTGCCCGACGGCACCCTGCTGCTCGCCGTCGGCGACGTCTCCGGACACGGCCTGCCCGCCGCCACCGCGATGTCCCAACTCCGGTACGCGCTCAGGGGGATGGCCTACGACGACACCCCGCCCGGACAACTCCTCGACCGGCTCGACCGGATGCTCTGCCACCAGCGCGCCGACCACATCGCCGCCGTCACCGTCGCCCGGCTCGACCCCCGCACCGGACACCTCGCCTGGGCCCGGGCCGGCCAACTGCCCCCCGTCCTGCTCCACGACGGCACCGCCCGCACCCTCGACCCGCCCCCCGGCCTCGTCCTCGGCGTCACCCCCCGCGCCCACCGCCCCACCGCCGAACTCCGCCTCGCCCCCGACGACACCCTGCTGCTCTACACCGACGGCCTGACCGAGCGCCGCGGCACCGACCACGGCGCGGACGACGGCACCACCCGCCTGCTGCGCGCCTGCTCCGACTACCGCGCCACCCCCGACCCGGACGCCCTGCTCGACCACCTGCTGCGCCGCCTCGGCGCGCCCAACCCGTTCGACGACATCTGCGTGCTGGCCGTCCGCCGCACCGGCATCGACACCCACGCCGTCGACGGCTGA
- a CDS encoding type 1 glutamine amidotransferase domain-containing protein translates to MTVAFLAAPEGTEQVELTSPWQTVLDHGGTPRLVSTEPGEIRAFHHLDRGDPFMVDALVAEVSAADFDALVLPGGVANPDFLRTDPKAVEFAAGFFPLGKPVAVICHGPWTLVEADVVRDRTLTSWPSLRTDLRNAGAHWVDREVVVCTNGPNTLVSSRRPDDLPAFDRALTTAFAA, encoded by the coding sequence CTGACCGTGGCCTTCCTGGCCGCGCCCGAGGGCACCGAGCAGGTCGAGCTGACCTCGCCGTGGCAGACCGTCCTCGACCACGGCGGCACGCCGCGCCTGGTCTCCACCGAGCCGGGCGAGATCCGGGCGTTCCACCACCTCGACCGGGGCGACCCGTTCATGGTGGACGCGCTCGTCGCGGAGGTCTCGGCGGCCGACTTCGACGCCCTGGTGCTGCCCGGCGGCGTCGCCAACCCGGACTTCCTGCGCACCGACCCGAAGGCCGTGGAGTTCGCCGCCGGGTTCTTCCCGCTCGGCAAGCCCGTCGCGGTGATCTGCCACGGCCCGTGGACGCTGGTGGAGGCCGACGTCGTCCGCGACCGCACCCTCACCTCCTGGCCCAGCCTCCGCACCGACCTGCGCAACGCCGGCGCGCACTGGGTCGACCGCGAGGTGGTGGTCTGCACGAACGGCCCCAACACCCTGGTCTCCAGCCGCCGCCCGGACGACCTCCCGGCCTTCGACCGCGCCCTGACCACCGCCTTCGCCGCCTGA
- a CDS encoding DUF6296 family protein, translating to MDGSHGYRIAVPGQPGAHAPQVMVVVYRSGETTPDGLTVYLGAGGLRVTVHGSVACFLEPYPPGLAHPYGYAYPLAEA from the coding sequence ATGGACGGGTCGCACGGTTACCGGATCGCCGTTCCCGGGCAGCCGGGCGCGCACGCGCCGCAGGTGATGGTGGTGGTGTACCGCTCCGGGGAGACCACCCCCGACGGGCTCACCGTCTACCTGGGCGCGGGCGGCCTGCGGGTGACCGTGCACGGCTCGGTGGCCTGCTTCCTGGAGCCGTACCCGCCCGGCCTGGCCCACCCCTACGGGTACGCGTACCCGCTCGCCGAAGCCTGA
- a CDS encoding DUF427 domain-containing protein, whose product MVRAVWNGVVLAESADTVVVEGNHYFPPEALNREFFVPSGTTTVCSWKGTAHYWTVAVGDAENPDAAWYYPEPKPEAEHVRDRVAFWRGVDVVAGE is encoded by the coding sequence ATGGTGCGCGCGGTGTGGAACGGTGTGGTGCTGGCCGAGTCGGCGGACACGGTGGTGGTGGAGGGCAACCACTACTTCCCGCCGGAGGCGCTGAACCGGGAGTTCTTCGTGCCCAGCGGCACCACGACGGTCTGCTCGTGGAAGGGCACCGCCCACTACTGGACGGTGGCGGTGGGCGACGCCGAGAACCCGGACGCCGCCTGGTACTACCCGGAGCCGAAGCCCGAGGCCGAGCACGTCCGCGACCGGGTCGCGTTCTGGCGCGGGGTGGACGTCGTCGCGGGCGAGTAG
- a CDS encoding MerR family transcriptional regulator, with the protein MRIGQLSERTNTSRRLLRYYEEQQLIVATRAANGYREYDERLADRVLQIRGLLDAGLPTRIIKQILPCLDKPRTIHFADATPEMIATLTDERDRITERINCLVRNRDAMTEYLEVVSNTESRQAS; encoded by the coding sequence CTGCGCATCGGGCAGCTGTCGGAACGCACCAACACCTCCCGGCGGCTGCTCCGCTACTACGAGGAACAGCAGTTGATCGTCGCCACCCGCGCCGCGAACGGCTACCGCGAGTACGACGAACGCCTGGCCGACCGCGTCCTGCAGATCCGCGGCCTGCTCGACGCCGGACTCCCCACCAGGATCATCAAACAGATCCTGCCCTGCCTCGACAAGCCCCGCACCATCCACTTCGCCGACGCCACACCCGAGATGATCGCCACCCTGACGGACGAGCGGGACCGGATCACGGAGCGGATCAACTGCCTGGTGCGCAACCGCGACGCGATGACGGAGTACCTGGAGGTGGTCTCGAACACCGAGAGCCGACAGGCGAGTTGA
- a CDS encoding MFS transporter: MSTRSPVHDPSETLPGQRVRRRELPLSALLALATAVFVTSLTETLPAGVLPAMGAGLGVGESAAGQAVTVYAVGTALTAIPLTAATAAWRRKRLLLTAMAAFAVANTATALSSSYPLTLAARFLAGVAAGLAWALLAGYARRLTPPHLQGRAIAIVMTGIPVALSLGVPAGTFLAGATDWRTAFLAMTAVALGVIGWIALSVPDQPGQPAERRARVLGALAVPGVVPVLFVTLVFVLAHTVLYAYVASYLDHLGLGGSTDLVLLVFGVASLLSIWVTGALIHGRLRALTVAGAALVAGAAAGLALLSGTHLLVYLAAAMWGLGWGGVPTLLQTAGGEAGGDRADAVQAMLVTLWNVAMAGGGVLGGLLLDTAGAGSLPWSVLALLVPVLAVVIGARRHGFPARSS, from the coding sequence ATGAGCACTCGTTCACCAGTACACGATCCCTCAGAAACCCTACCCGGCCAGCGGGTTCGCCGTCGCGAACTGCCGCTGTCGGCGCTGCTGGCACTGGCCACGGCGGTGTTCGTGACCAGTCTGACCGAGACGCTGCCCGCAGGCGTCCTGCCCGCGATGGGGGCCGGGCTGGGGGTGGGCGAGTCGGCGGCGGGGCAGGCGGTGACGGTCTACGCGGTGGGGACGGCGCTGACCGCGATCCCGCTGACCGCCGCCACCGCGGCGTGGCGCCGCAAGCGGCTGCTGCTGACCGCGATGGCCGCCTTCGCCGTCGCCAACACCGCCACCGCGCTGTCCTCGTCCTATCCGCTGACCCTCGCCGCACGGTTCCTGGCGGGGGTCGCGGCGGGCCTGGCCTGGGCGCTACTGGCGGGCTACGCACGCCGGTTGACGCCGCCGCACCTTCAGGGGCGGGCGATCGCGATCGTGATGACGGGCATCCCGGTGGCGCTCTCGCTGGGGGTTCCGGCCGGGACGTTCCTGGCGGGGGCGACGGACTGGCGGACGGCGTTCCTGGCGATGACGGCGGTCGCGCTGGGCGTGATCGGCTGGATCGCGCTGTCCGTCCCGGACCAGCCGGGGCAGCCGGCCGAGCGGCGGGCGCGGGTGCTGGGCGCGCTGGCGGTGCCGGGGGTGGTGCCGGTGCTGTTCGTGACGCTGGTGTTCGTGCTGGCGCACACCGTGCTGTACGCGTACGTGGCAAGCTACTTGGACCATCTGGGGCTGGGCGGTTCGACCGATCTGGTGCTGCTGGTGTTCGGCGTGGCGTCTCTGCTGAGCATCTGGGTGACGGGCGCGCTGATCCACGGCCGGCTGCGCGCGCTGACGGTGGCGGGCGCCGCGCTGGTGGCCGGCGCGGCGGCCGGGCTGGCCCTGCTGTCGGGCACGCACCTGCTGGTGTACCTGGCGGCGGCGATGTGGGGCCTGGGCTGGGGCGGAGTACCGACTCTCCTGCAGACGGCGGGCGGTGAGGCCGGCGGCGACCGGGCGGACGCGGTGCAGGCGATGCTGGTGACGCTCTGGAACGTGGCGATGGCCGGCGGCGGCGTGCTGGGCGGGCTGCTGCTGGACACGGCGGGCGCCGGGTCGCTGCCCTGGAGCGTGCTGGCCCTGCTGGTCCCGGTGCTGGCCGTGGTGATCGGCGCCCGGAGGCACGGCTTCCCCGCCCGCAGCTCCTGA
- a CDS encoding NtaA/DmoA family FMN-dependent monooxygenase (This protein belongs to a clade of FMN-dependent monooxygenases, within a broader family of flavin-dependent oxidoreductases, the luciferase-like monooxygenase (LMM) family, some of whose members use coenzyme F420 rather than FMN.), translated as MPDHPSRRPPKRVHLAAQLPSVQHTTVWSDPRSGSQIAFDSFERLARTAERGKFDFFFLSEGLRLREHKGRLHDLDVVGRPESLTVLSALSAVTSRIGLAATVNSTFNEPYEVARRLATLDHLSGGRAAWNVVTSWDAFTGENFRRGGFLDEADRYTRAAEFLHAARALWDSWRPGDVRADAAGGTFTRADAGRFSYRGRHFDIAGRFATPRPPQGHPVVIQAGDSPQGREFAAADADVIFSRHSDLAGGRAFYRDVKGRLAKYGRTPDELKIIPSVTYALGDTPAEAAEHAAEIARAQVGPQTALMLLEALWGRDLSGYDPDGPLPDVEPLPDAVVTRGHTQFRAGRAETVRRWRESAEARGLSIRELAIEFAGRPDFVGTPRQVADAINEFVQTDAADGFIFVPHLTPGGLDDLVDRVVPLLQEMGVHRADYTGPTLRDHLGLNAPREPREPGGPREPREPRVLRADSLQEETP; from the coding sequence ATGCCAGACCACCCTTCCCGGCGCCCGCCGAAGCGGGTCCACCTCGCCGCGCAGCTCCCCAGCGTGCAGCACACCACCGTCTGGTCGGACCCGCGCTCCGGCAGCCAGATCGCCTTCGACTCCTTCGAGCGCCTCGCGCGCACCGCCGAGCGCGGCAAGTTCGACTTCTTCTTCCTCTCCGAGGGCCTGCGGCTGCGCGAACACAAGGGCCGCCTGCACGACTTGGACGTGGTCGGCCGTCCCGAGTCGCTGACCGTGCTGAGCGCGCTGTCCGCCGTCACCTCCCGGATCGGGCTGGCCGCGACGGTCAACTCGACCTTCAACGAGCCGTACGAGGTGGCGCGGCGGCTGGCCACCCTGGACCACCTGAGCGGCGGGCGCGCCGCCTGGAACGTGGTGACCAGCTGGGACGCGTTCACCGGCGAGAACTTCCGGCGCGGCGGCTTCCTGGACGAGGCGGACCGCTACACCCGGGCCGCCGAGTTCCTGCACGCCGCACGCGCGCTCTGGGACAGCTGGCGCCCCGGCGACGTCCGCGCCGACGCCGCCGGCGGGACGTTCACCCGCGCCGACGCCGGCCGATTCTCCTACCGGGGACGGCACTTCGACATCGCCGGCCGGTTCGCCACCCCGCGCCCGCCGCAGGGGCACCCGGTGGTGATCCAGGCGGGCGACTCCCCGCAGGGCCGCGAGTTCGCCGCCGCCGACGCCGACGTGATCTTCAGCCGGCACAGCGACCTGGCCGGCGGGCGGGCCTTCTACCGGGACGTGAAGGGCCGGCTGGCCAAGTACGGCCGCACACCGGATGAGTTGAAGATCATCCCGTCGGTGACCTACGCGCTGGGCGACACCCCGGCCGAGGCCGCCGAGCACGCCGCCGAGATCGCCCGCGCCCAAGTCGGGCCGCAGACCGCGCTGATGCTGCTGGAGGCGCTCTGGGGCCGCGACCTGTCGGGCTACGACCCGGACGGTCCGCTGCCGGACGTCGAACCGCTGCCGGACGCCGTCGTCACCCGGGGGCACACCCAGTTCCGGGCCGGCCGGGCCGAAACGGTGCGCCGCTGGCGGGAGTCGGCCGAGGCGCGCGGGCTGAGCATCCGCGAACTCGCGATCGAGTTCGCCGGCCGGCCCGACTTCGTCGGCACGCCCCGCCAAGTCGCGGACGCCATCAACGAGTTCGTCCAGACCGATGCGGCCGACGGGTTCATCTTCGTCCCGCACCTGACTCCGGGCGGGCTGGACGACCTGGTGGACCGGGTGGTGCCGCTGCTCCAGGAGATGGGCGTGCACCGCGCCGACTACACCGGCCCCACCCTCCGCGACCACCTCGGCCTGAACGCCCCGCGCGAACCCCGCGAACCCGGCGGGCCGCGTGAACCCCGCGAACCGCGCGTGCTGCGCGCCGACTCCCTTCAGGAGGAGACCCCGTGA
- a CDS encoding LLM class flavin-dependent oxidoreductase, with protein MTHLHLAVALDGAGWHPAAWREPDARPEELFTARHWAGLVREAERGLLDFVTFEDALGLQSAAFHRPDTRTDQVRGRLDAVLLAAALAPLTSHIGLVPTTNVTHTEPFHLATGIASLDHASLGRAGWRPQITSRAADAAHFGRRTTPQLTDADVLDSELIAARLRELFDEAHEVVEAVRRLWDSWEDDAEIRDAATGRFIDRDRLHHVDFAGAHFAVRGPSITPRPPQGQPLVTVLAHASTPYELAAAGADLVYLTPHSRADATARLDALAAATAARPRPLLRPLKVFADLVVFLDDRPGRAAARKRRLDDLDGAAYTSDAEVFTGTPGELADLLLDWREAGLDGYRLRPGALPHDLTAITTGLVPELRRRAAFRTAYTADTLRGLLHLPRPANRYASAGRR; from the coding sequence GTGACCCACCTGCACCTGGCGGTCGCCCTGGACGGCGCCGGCTGGCACCCCGCCGCCTGGCGGGAGCCGGACGCCCGGCCGGAGGAGCTGTTCACCGCCCGCCACTGGGCCGGGCTGGTCCGCGAGGCCGAACGCGGCCTGCTCGACTTCGTCACCTTCGAGGACGCGCTCGGCCTCCAGTCCGCCGCCTTCCACCGACCGGACACCCGCACCGACCAGGTCCGCGGCCGGCTGGACGCCGTCCTGCTGGCGGCCGCACTCGCCCCGCTGACCTCGCACATCGGCCTGGTCCCGACCACCAACGTCACCCACACCGAGCCGTTCCACCTGGCCACCGGCATCGCCTCGCTCGACCACGCGAGCCTGGGCCGGGCCGGCTGGCGCCCGCAGATCACCTCGCGGGCCGCCGACGCCGCGCACTTCGGCCGCCGCACCACCCCGCAGCTGACCGACGCCGACGTGCTCGACTCCGAGCTGATCGCCGCCCGGCTGCGCGAACTCTTCGACGAGGCGCACGAGGTGGTCGAGGCGGTCCGCCGGCTCTGGGACAGCTGGGAGGACGACGCGGAGATCCGGGACGCCGCGACCGGCCGTTTCATCGACCGCGACCGGCTGCACCACGTCGACTTCGCGGGCGCGCACTTCGCCGTCCGCGGCCCGTCCATCACGCCCCGCCCGCCGCAGGGCCAGCCGCTGGTGACCGTCCTCGCCCACGCGAGCACCCCGTACGAACTCGCCGCCGCCGGAGCCGACCTGGTCTACCTGACCCCGCACTCCCGCGCCGACGCCACCGCCCGCCTCGACGCCCTCGCCGCGGCCACCGCCGCCCGCCCCCGGCCGCTGCTCCGGCCGCTGAAGGTCTTCGCCGACCTGGTGGTCTTCCTGGACGACCGCCCGGGCCGGGCCGCCGCCCGCAAGCGCCGCCTGGACGACCTGGACGGCGCCGCGTACACCTCCGACGCGGAGGTCTTCACCGGCACCCCGGGCGAACTCGCCGACCTGCTGCTGGACTGGCGCGAAGCCGGCCTGGACGGCTACCGGCTGCGCCCCGGCGCCCTCCCGCACGACCTCACCGCGATCACCACCGGCCTGGTGCCCGAACTCCGGCGCCGCGCCGCCTTCCGCACCGCCTACACCGCGGACACCCTGCGCGGCCTGCTCCACCTGCCCCGCCCGGCCAACCGCTACGCGTCCGCCGGACGGCGGTAG
- a CDS encoding helix-turn-helix domain-containing protein: protein MSIPTDGAAGHGGTSERVCFASWRDLLARTRDAEMTCDAAGEFTAAIRGGELGPVVLLWTSCPSVRVRRTERMIRRSDEEWYHLTVVTSGTARVRDGATGREEALAAGDLHLASSSHPYESWFLAPPGTGPGRPRVEGMGLDLPAALLPVPPHRLRSLFGRGLPGREGAALLLTQFLAGLHRQVDTLRPAEASRLGAAVVDLLAAVVARELDAEEVLEPEAGQRVLVERIRAYVRAHLHDPGLTPPAVAAAHHLSLSHLHSVFTRCSQGETVAAFIRRQRLRKACRELADPALQALPIQAVAARCGMPRPSDFARAFKAVYGLTPRDYRYLALASPGAG from the coding sequence ATGTCGATACCGACGGACGGCGCAGCCGGCCACGGGGGAACGTCGGAGCGCGTGTGCTTCGCGTCCTGGCGGGACCTGCTCGCCCGCACCCGGGACGCCGAGATGACCTGCGACGCGGCCGGTGAGTTCACGGCGGCGATACGCGGCGGCGAACTGGGGCCGGTGGTCCTGCTGTGGACGTCGTGCCCGTCCGTCCGGGTCCGGCGGACCGAGCGGATGATCCGGCGCTCGGACGAGGAGTGGTACCACCTCACCGTGGTGACGTCCGGCACCGCCCGGGTCCGCGACGGAGCCACCGGCCGGGAGGAGGCGCTCGCCGCCGGAGACCTCCACCTGGCGAGCAGCTCCCACCCCTACGAGTCGTGGTTCCTCGCCCCGCCCGGCACCGGTCCGGGGCGGCCGCGGGTCGAGGGGATGGGCCTCGATCTGCCGGCCGCCCTGCTGCCCGTCCCCCCGCACCGCCTGCGCAGCCTGTTCGGCCGCGGGCTGCCCGGCCGGGAGGGGGCCGCCCTGCTGCTGACCCAGTTCCTGGCCGGCCTGCACCGGCAGGTCGACACGCTGCGGCCCGCCGAGGCGTCCCGGTTGGGGGCGGCCGTGGTCGACCTGCTGGCGGCCGTGGTCGCCAGGGAGCTCGACGCCGAGGAGGTGCTGGAGCCCGAGGCCGGACAGCGGGTCCTGGTGGAGCGGATCCGGGCCTACGTCCGCGCCCACCTCCACGACCCCGGGCTGACGCCGCCGGCGGTCGCCGCCGCCCACCACCTCTCGCTCAGCCACCTGCACAGCGTGTTCACCCGCTGCTCGCAGGGGGAGACCGTCGCGGCGTTCATCCGCCGCCAGCGGTTGCGGAAAGCCTGCCGGGAACTCGCCGATCCCGCCCTCCAGGCGCTGCCGATCCAGGCCGTCGCCGCGCGCTGCGGCATGCCCCGGCCCTCGGACTTCGCCCGCGCGTTCAAGGCCGTCTACGGGCTCACCCCGCGCGACTACCGGTACCTGGCGCTCGCGAGCCCCGGGGCCGGGTAG
- a CDS encoding ArsR/SmtB family transcription factor, whose translation MLDVAVIEEPAAAAASLDPMRARLLAALAEPASAAMLAARLGMPRQKVNYHVKELERHGLVVLAEERRKGNVTERVYRATAASYVISPVALAAVSPDPARSPDQLSARWLLALGARMVQEVGTLLTGAARARQRVASFGIDARVRFASAADRAAFADELSRAVTDLVGRYHDESAPQGREHRLIVGLHQIPTTPAPADQPPAQEN comes from the coding sequence GTGCTGGACGTCGCTGTGATCGAAGAACCCGCCGCCGCGGCGGCCTCGCTGGACCCGATGCGGGCCCGGCTGCTGGCCGCGCTGGCCGAGCCGGCCTCGGCCGCCATGCTGGCGGCCCGGCTGGGGATGCCCCGGCAGAAGGTCAACTACCACGTGAAGGAGCTGGAGCGGCACGGCCTGGTCGTGCTGGCCGAGGAGCGCCGCAAGGGGAACGTGACGGAGCGGGTGTACCGGGCGACGGCCGCCTCGTACGTGATCTCACCGGTCGCGCTCGCGGCGGTCAGCCCGGATCCGGCGCGTTCGCCGGACCAGCTCTCGGCGCGCTGGCTGCTGGCCCTCGGCGCCCGGATGGTGCAGGAGGTCGGCACGCTGCTGACCGGCGCGGCCCGGGCCCGGCAGCGGGTGGCCTCGTTCGGGATCGACGCCCGGGTGCGTTTCGCCTCGGCGGCCGACCGGGCGGCGTTCGCCGACGAGCTCTCGCGGGCGGTCACCGACCTGGTCGGCCGCTACCACGACGAGTCCGCCCCGCAGGGCCGCGAGCACCGGCTGATCGTCGGCCTGCACCAGATCCCCACCACCCCGGCCCCGGCCGACCAGCCCCCCGCACAGGAGAACTGA